One Cellulomonas sp. WB94 genomic window, GAGGACGTCCTGCTCCCACCGACCCGTCACCGCGGTCACACCTCGAGGACGATCTTGCCGAACTGGCTGCCGCGCGCGAGCCGCGCGAGGCCGGCGCGGGCCCGGGCCAGGTGGAACGTCGCATCGACGAGGGGGCGGAGACCCGTGCGGCCCATGAGCGCGAGCAGGTGCTCGAGGTCGTCCTTCGAGCCCATCGTCGCCCCGACGACGCTGATCTCGAGGAAGAAGATGCGCTGCAGCTCGGCGGGGCTCGCGTCGCCCGACGTGGCTCCGGCCACCACGATCGTGCCGCCGGGACGTACCGAGCGCACCGAGTGCGACCACGTCGCGGCGCCCACGGTCTCGAGCACGACGTCGACCTTGGCGGGCAGACGACCGCCGGGCTCGACGGCGGCCGCAGCGCCTAGCTCGACGGCACGCGTGCGCTTGGCCTCGTCACGGCTCGTCACGAAGACCTCGAGCCCCGCGGCCGCCGCCAGGAGCACCGCCGCGGTCGACACCCCGCCGCCCGCACCCTGGACCAGCACGCGCTGACCGGGGGTCGCCCGGCCGCTCGTGAACAGCATCCGGTACGCCGTCAGCCACGCGGTCGGGACGCACGCCGCCTCGACGAACGACAACGACGCCGGCTTGTCGACCAGGTTCCAGGTCGGCACCGCGACGCGCTCGGCGAGCGTGCCGGGGTAGCGCTCGGACAGGAGGCTGCGCGGTTCGTTCGGCCCGACGCCGTGACCGAGGGCGCCGCCGATGACCGCGTGCACGACGACCTCGCGGCCGTCGGGTGTCACGCCGGCGGCGTCGGTGCCGAGGATCATCGGGAGCTGTTCGGCACGCAGCCCGACGCCGCGCAGCGACCACAGGTCGTGGTGGTTGAGGGACGCGGCACGCACGTCGACGGTCGTCCAGCCCTCGCGAGCCTCGGGCTCGGGGCGCTCACCGACCTCGAGGCCGGCGAGCAGGGAGTCAGGGGACGCGTCGGGCGCGAACTGGGCGGCGTAGGCGGCGAGCATGCTCACAACCTACGGCCCCGAGCTCACAGGATCGGCAGGATCCGGCCGAGGTCCGGGACGGCGTCCGAGCTGTACTCCGGGGTCACGGCCTGGGCGAGCAGGTCGACGTCATAGGGGACCCGGCCCGTGGCGAGTCGGACCCAGATCAGCGGCCGCGTGATCTCGAGGTCCCAGCCGCCCCGCGCGACGACGACGTCGAGGAAGGCGTGCGCCACGATGTCGAGCGCGGTCCGGTCGATCGGGCCGACGCCCGCACCGACCCCGCCGTCGAGCCCGACCGAGGCCGAGCCGCGGCGGGCGAGCGACCGCTGGAGGTCGTCGGCGTGGACGACGAGCTCGATGAGCCGGGTCGTGACCATCGAGGACAGCAGGATCGGCCCGCGTCGGGCCAGGACCACGCGGTCGGACGGGCCGAGCCTCTCCAGGCGGTCGAAGGCTGCGGCGGCGAGGGCGTCGATCCCGGCCAGGGGATCGGCGGCGATCTCGGTCGCGAGCTCGTGGGTGACCGCCGAGATCTTGGCGGCGCCCGCGGCGTAGGACGCGATGTACTCGCCGACTGTCTGCGGCACCGTGCCGTCCGGCGCCGGCTCGCACGCGGCGAGAGCCGACATGGACCGCCCGACGTGGGCGATGAGGTCGGCGACCGTCCACCCGTCGAGCACGCTCGGAGCAGCGGTCGACGCCGTCTCCGCCACCGGGTCGAGCCAGCGGCGCAGCACCCCCCACTGGGTGCGCAGCGCGTCGGACAGCTCAGCGAGTTGCTCGTCGGTCAGCATGGGGACATC contains:
- a CDS encoding zinc-binding dehydrogenase, whose amino-acid sequence is MLAAYAAQFAPDASPDSLLAGLEVGERPEPEAREGWTTVDVRAASLNHHDLWSLRGVGLRAEQLPMILGTDAAGVTPDGREVVVHAVIGGALGHGVGPNEPRSLLSERYPGTLAERVAVPTWNLVDKPASLSFVEAACVPTAWLTAYRMLFTSGRATPGQRVLVQGAGGGVSTAAVLLAAAAGLEVFVTSRDEAKRTRAVELGAAAAVEPGGRLPAKVDVVLETVGAATWSHSVRSVRPGGTIVVAGATSGDASPAELQRIFFLEISVVGATMGSKDDLEHLLALMGRTGLRPLVDATFHLARARAGLARLARGSQFGKIVLEV
- a CDS encoding maleylpyruvate isomerase N-terminal domain-containing protein, whose amino-acid sequence is MLTDEQLAELSDALRTQWGVLRRWLDPVAETASTAAPSVLDGWTVADLIAHVGRSMSALAACEPAPDGTVPQTVGEYIASYAAGAAKISAVTHELATEIAADPLAGIDALAAAAFDRLERLGPSDRVVLARRGPILLSSMVTTRLIELVVHADDLQRSLARRGSASVGLDGGVGAGVGPIDRTALDIVAHAFLDVVVARGGWDLEITRPLIWVRLATGRVPYDVDLLAQAVTPEYSSDAVPDLGRILPIL